The DNA segment GAAGTCACGTGGAAATTGGTAAGGAACTAGCTACCAAATATAAAGAGAACGATGTCGTAATTAATGCGATTGCGTCTCACCATGGTGACGAAGAACCTACATCTGTCATTGCTGTACTTGTTGCAGCAGCTGATGCTCTTTCAGCAGCACGTCCAGGTGCGAGAAGCGAGACACTTGAGAACTATATCAAACGTCTTGAGAAGCTTGAGGAGATTTGTGAATCTTATGGCGGTGTTGAAAAGTCGTTTGCTATTCAGGCTGGACGAGAAGTTCGAATTATCGTTCGCCCGGATGAAATTGACGATTTAAAAGCAACAAGCCTGGCTAGGGATATACGTAATCAAATTGAGGGTGAACTCGATTATCCAGGACATATTAAAGTAACAGTGATTCGTGAAACACGTTCAGTGGAATATGCGAAATAGTAGATGAAGCGGTCTTCACTGGCCGCTTCATTTTCATTTTTTGACCTTATCATTCATAAACAAAATGCATAGTAAGAAAGGAAAAGATAATGAGAATACTTTTTATAGGTGATGTCGTAGGATCCCCGGGTCGAGAGATGGTTGACGAATACGTACCTAAATTAAAACAGAAATATCAACCGGCCGTTACCATTATTAATGGTGAAAATGCGGCAGCAGGCAAAGGGATAACTGAAAAGATTTACCGTAGATTCTTAGAAGTAGGAGCTCAAGCGGTTACACTAGGGAATCACTCCTGGGATAAACAAGAAATCTTTGAATTTATTGATCACGCGGACTACTTAGTACGTCCTGCCAATTTTCCAGAGGGCACACCAGGGAAAGGGATTACCTATGTCAAAACGCCCAAAGCAGAAGTAGCCGTCATCAATTTACAAGGACGTACCTTTTTAGCTCCCAATGATGATCCGTTCAGAAAAATTGATGACCTGATTGAAGAAGCAAAAAAGAGAACGCCGATTATTTTCTTAGATTTTCATGCGGAAGCTACAAGTGAAAAACAAGCAATGGGGTGGTATGTGGATGGACGAGTCAGCATAAATGTTGGAACACATACACATATCCAAACGGCAGATGAGCGCATTTTACCAAACGGAACAGCTTACATTTCCGATGTAGGTATGACTGGACCGTATGATGGCATACTTGGTATGGAGCGTGAAGCCGTTTTAAAAAGATTTCTAACCAATTTGCCGGTACGTTTTGAAGTCCCAAAGAAGGGAAGAACACAACTAAGTGGATTTTTAGTAGATGTGGATGAAGCGACTGGCCGTGCAACAAAAGTAAAACGGATTCAGATTAATGAGGATCATCCGTTCTTTGGCTGATTGTTTGAATTTTGCGAAAAATTCCTGCATAATGAAAAGGGAATATTCTACATCTGCACAGAATATAGTAGTTATGGAACAACCATAGTGAATGAAGGAGGAGCTAGTAATGGAAGTATTAAAAGTATCAGC comes from the Halobacillus shinanisalinarum genome and includes:
- a CDS encoding TIGR00282 family metallophosphoesterase — protein: MRILFIGDVVGSPGREMVDEYVPKLKQKYQPAVTIINGENAAAGKGITEKIYRRFLEVGAQAVTLGNHSWDKQEIFEFIDHADYLVRPANFPEGTPGKGITYVKTPKAEVAVINLQGRTFLAPNDDPFRKIDDLIEEAKKRTPIIFLDFHAEATSEKQAMGWYVDGRVSINVGTHTHIQTADERILPNGTAYISDVGMTGPYDGILGMEREAVLKRFLTNLPVRFEVPKKGRTQLSGFLVDVDEATGRATKVKRIQINEDHPFFG